CCCCCTCCAGAACTCGGGAGTGGCTCCTGAGTCACCCAGAAGAAAGGCCAGGAGACGAGGGGGTACCCAAAAACATCACAGTGAACACCACACTCAGCAAGAAACACCcgtggctgctgctgcggccAGGAGggccccccgggacccccccgcgCTCGGCTCCGCCAAATGccccagaagaaaaatattcctcCCCCCGGGGAGGCCAAAAcatcccccccacccccgaGTCCTGGCCCAGGGCGTGGGTGGGAATCGCCCCTTGGTCACGGCAGGTCAGgtcccctccatgtcccctcATGTCCCCGCCACGCGCTGCTCCCCCATGGCCGGGGGGACGCTCCGGGGTCTCGCAGCACCGAGGAAATGCCAGCGGACTCCGGCTGAGccaggaaagctgggctggCCCCACAGCCTCCTCCTTCCTCCGCCGGTCACAAATGTCCCCCGGGCGGGGTTAGGACGTGTCCTTCagctcggggctggggggctgcggAGGGGGCACCTCCGCTGAGGGCGACTGCAtgtcctgggcactgcctgccgGGAGAGACATGGCATGGGGTCAGAGCATGGAGTCACGGcatcactgaggctggaaaagagctcCTGGAGCATCGAGCCCAACCTGTGCCCGATGCCCGCCTTGTCCCCGGCCCAGTGACCAGgcgttccttggacacctcagggatgggcactccaaaccctCCTGGGCAGGTCCAATGCCTGAACACCCTTTCCATGTAGAAATTATCCCCAGTATCCAAGCTGGACCTCCCacggccgttccctctcctcctgtccctgttccctggagcacagcccgacccccccggctgtcccctcctgtcaggagctgtgcagagccacaagggcccccctgagcctccttttctccaggctgagccccttcccagctccctcagcctctcctggggctccagacccttcccagctccattcccttccctaaacacgctccagcccctcggTGTCCTTGTCCCCCAGCACGGGATGAACATGGgaacccctgtccctgctcacctgggaacccctgtccctgctcacccCACATCCTCCCCGCTCCTCCAGCTCACCCACCTGCGCTCAGGGACATCTCGGCCAGTTTGAGGGGCAGGTCGGCGGGGCTGACGCCGGCGGGCGAGCCCAGGATGTCGGGCAAGGCATTGCGCCGGCCCGTCCTGCCGGAGGATGCGAAGTCCAGCACGGGTTCCACCTCGGTCATGCTAACCCTGGCGAGAAATGTCCCCTCTGTCACCCCCGGGGCACGGCAAGCTAAAGGGACCCGGCTGTGCTCCGGGCTGGGTGCTCTggtgccctctgctcccccctGCACTCCCTCTGCCCCCCCAGGAGCAAAGGCAGGGCCACCCTGCTGCCCCCGGGACTCGCCACCGCCACCCTGGCACCTTTGGGTGCTGTGATCTCCCCTGGTCACTGCGGGGTGGAGGGAGGGGGCTCCCAGGGTCCCACAGCCCACCAGCCCAGGCAGCCTTACCGGgcaccctccagcctggcctggcaccgcctctgccccctgcccaggggaggGACACCACGGGGGACAGGGATCCGTCCCGGCTGGGTCCCCTCTGGCTCTGAcctgggggaggcagagcaggggtCACCAATGGGCCGGGGCAAGGGGGTGAAAAGGGAGCAAGGAGAGAGTCTGGGGGGGACAATGggctgtgaccccatgggaGCACCCACAGCACCCTGAGGCTCCTTCAtggtgggatggatggatgatggatgatgatggatggatggatggatggatggatggatggatggatggatggatgatggatggatggatggatggatggatggatggatggatggacggagaaagaacagggatggggatgcagaggtgacagggagggaggctgagccagcactgccagggaacTGCATGGAGTGCCCAACCTGGGGACACCGCTGTGTCCCTTGGAGAGTGGCTCTTGCTGagccaggccagcagcagcaatgctggGGTGCCCTGGGTGGGCAGGGGCACTCCTGGGAAGCCCCTGGAACCAGGAAAATCCAACTGGCATGGAGCCATCCTAATGCCTACACTGCTGGGACCTTCTCGAGGTGTTTGCTCAGCTCTGGAAACACTTTGGGCTTTtgccatgggaggtgggagtgGCACAGGAGTGGCACAAGGGTGACAGAGGGGTGGCACAGGACCTGGCAGGGACAAGGGGCCCTCCACCCcccacagagcacagggaccccaaaccaGCACCCCAGCAGCCCCATCCCCTCCAGGCCACGTGTTGGTGGCAATGCCGGGACTGGTGTCCCCAAGCTGGAGGCGGCGGGTGTGTGAACTCACCGGGTtcagctgggaattcctgctgggaatcagtgctgggagtcactgggagtcactgggagtcactgggaTTTCCTGCTGGGAgtcactgggaattcctgctgggaatcAGGGCCGGGAGGACGAGCCAAGGTCCTTGGGCGCAGGTGCTGTGCGCACAGGAGGGGTGGCCACAGCTgcggggagggggagaaagAAATGATTAACCCGGGAGGTGATTAGTGATTCGTTAATTGGTGATCAGTGCTGGTGTGGCTGTGCCATGAGGGGCAGGACCCGGGAGCTGCTcagggggaaactgaggcacgggggCCGGGCTGGTGGTGACAAAGGCAGGGGTGGGGACAAAGGTTCCCTGTACACCTGCACGGCCACTGCCCCCTGGAGccacctgtgctgctccagcacaggtgTGTGCAGTGCCACAGGTGTGCATTGTCACAGGTGTGTGAAGTGTCAGACATTTGTGCATTTTCACATGTGTGTGCAGTGTCACATCTGTGCATTGTCATGTGTGTGCATTGTCACATGTGTGTGAATTGtcatgtgtgtgtgcattgtCACAcgtgtttgtgtttgtgtgtgtcaCCTCAGGCTGGGCTGTTCCATGTGCCATACAGGTGTGTGCACATGTGACATTCTCTGTCAcccctgtgtgcatgtgtgGCACTCCCTGACAAGTCTGTGTGACAGTGTGACATTCTCTGTCACCCCTGTGTGCCTGTGTGGCActccctggcagcctgtgcctgtgtgaCAGCCCTGCCGCGCTGTGTgaccctccctgtccctgtgtctgcaCGTGTGGCACCTcctggctcccagtgccacagccgtgtcacctccctgtcccagagTTTGTCGCACCCCCCGCTCAAGGTCGCGTCCCTCTCCTGGCACCGCGTgtgccgcagcagcagccgggGGAGCCCTGCGCCTGGCAGGGGACACGTGTGACATGCCCGGCGCTGTCCCGCCGTGTCGCCGGCATGTTGGGGAGCACACGCGTGTGTGGCGGGGTGAGCACACGAGCACACGCGCTGCGGGCGTGCCGCGGGCTTTGGGCACAAATCCTGCACGGGCAGGGCTGCGCAGGGgccagcaggagggagcagcagcacggggaggtggcacctggggacagcggggctggGGAACGCTGGGCTC
Above is a genomic segment from Passer domesticus isolate bPasDom1 chromosome 24, bPasDom1.hap1, whole genome shotgun sequence containing:
- the LOC135285689 gene encoding cAMP-dependent protein kinase inhibitor beta-like, whose protein sequence is MTEVEPVLDFASSGRTGRRNALPDILGSPAGVSPADLPLKLAEMSLSAGSAQDMQSPSAEVPPPQPPSPELKDTS